From the genome of Bacteroidota bacterium:
TGAAACTGCCAACAAAGGGATAAAGACTTTTGACAGTATTCTCCAACTTCAGAAACAGGTTGAACAGGAAATTCAAACACTGGGCAGCCGGGCAGCCAGGGCTCAAAAAATAACCAACCACTTATATCAAAAACCAATAATTAATGCAGAGAAGGTAAGTAAAATAGCAATGATTTCTTATCCTTCAGCCTATAAATTGATGGGCGACCTTGTAAGGTTGGGGATTCTCAAGGAAGTAACCGGTGCGCGAAGAGGTAAGGAATACATATTTGAACAGTATGTCAAACTTTTTCAATGACAGTGTTTATTGACCGCAAAAATAAATTTTAAGGATAAAAACTGTTGTACCGCCAGGTAGTATGAAACCCTATGTATTATAATACTTTCAATGATCTGTCAGCTGGCGGATCATTGGTGTTTTATCCTCAAACAGGTTCGTTTTATAACAAAATTTTATTAAAAAATTAAATTATGAACAAATGTTCACTATATTTGTAATGAACAAATGCTCATAATATGTCGCGTCCGAAACGTATACGGAAAATGACAAATCCCCCTAATTTCAGGGGATTTAGGCCTATGGGCCTGTCGCGGGAAAATAACCCGGTGGTGATGAATTATGAAGAATATGAAGCCATCCGCTTAAGCGATTTTGAATTAAACAGCCAAAAGGAAGCTGCACAGGCCATGAATGTTTCCCGTCCGACCTTTACCCGGATTTACGAAAGCGCCAGGAGAAAGGTAGCACAGGCTTTTGTTCTGGGAAGTCCTATTGTATTTGAAGGAGGGAAGGTGTATTTCGACAGCGACTGGTACTATTGTCATACCTGCGGTTGTTGGTTCGACCGTCCCGATAAGGAAAAGGAACTCAAATGTTGCATTCTTTGCGGTTCTTCCGAAATCGAACAATACAAGGGAGATTCGGAGCCAAAGGTAAAAGAGGATGTTTG
Proteins encoded in this window:
- a CDS encoding DUF134 domain-containing protein produces the protein MSRPKRIRKMTNPPNFRGFRPMGLSRENNPVVMNYEEYEAIRLSDFELNSQKEAAQAMNVSRPTFTRIYESARRKVAQAFVLGSPIVFEGGKVYFDSDWYYCHTCGCWFDRPDKEKELKCCILCGSSEIEQYKGDSEPKVKEDVCICPVCGKEKIHSDGVPCHQEICPDCNCRMIRKGSPKNKFYQK